Proteins encoded within one genomic window of Dyadobacter chenhuakuii:
- a CDS encoding SusC/RagA family TonB-linked outer membrane protein, giving the protein MKNNLYKLAQVAKKQALMRWSVRTTMAMLMGIICAMSGVAQAQTGTSISGKISDKQGALPGVSVIEKGTSNGTTTDAEGKFTLQLSAGAKAITVSSVGYLAQDVDVTNKSTVNVTLLEDQKTLNEVVVIGYGSLNKKEVSSAITHLSDKDLLRVGGNNPLMSIQGKVAGLSITNTSTADPNSSPSIQLRGASSRSAGLGPLFVINGIPGGNIDNINQNEIESIDVLKGGAASAIYGTRGSNGVIVITTKKGSSEPRLFYDGYTTFDYLTNQLSVLSKDDFLANKRGFDFGGNTNWLKEVSRQPSFSHKHTLQFSGGNGQTNYFSSVDYRDANGIDLRSGKREYGGRVNINHTTANNLLALTFSVAPRYAKISEADYSAFNYALTLNPTQGVRDSTGKYSYINSGFFANNPVEWAKNVLQDREHKSLDLNGSVKLNILENLNTVVTFGEVSLSQRIMNFTPSNITPVINGNGRNTASQGLEEKDQKSFEWLGNYYLDKGKHSVKLLAGYSFQHFMESGFSAGNEKFPSNVLTYNGLGTGLWNLEKGVNGVGSYKNSSKLIAFFGRVNYDFDQKYYFSASLRREGSSKFGYDNKWGYFPAASFAWRATQEGFLKDLPWLNELKLRADYGETGNQDFGNYLSLDTYGGYGYYPYNGNSYQVWGPSQNTNYNLRWEKAINFNAGVDFELFSSKITGSVNYYVRQNKDLLGNYNVPNPPNIQGQTFANVGTMRNSGLELQLSAAVVNKADFSYNISATGAFNDNKFVSFSNDLYKGQTYVDVVGMPAPGSPGTIQRLQEDQRIGNFYALKSAGVNDAGALLVYNKNGDIIPANEANNDDKQIVGNGLPKFTTGITNSFRYKNFDLTVFLRGAFGYKLFNTYAFYLGTPAAQQNVNLLTSAFDGGKYSKLTSTSTYSSLSDYFLEQGGFLKVDNITLSYTQPLNAKFMKSARIYATTRNLATFTKFKGGDPDLIQVNGLYPGVATNRDNGGTLNYYPATTQLLLGLQLTF; this is encoded by the coding sequence ATGAAAAATAATTTGTACAAACTGGCACAGGTTGCTAAAAAGCAGGCGCTCATGCGCTGGTCTGTGAGGACCACGATGGCGATGCTTATGGGCATTATCTGTGCCATGTCCGGTGTAGCACAGGCTCAGACCGGCACCTCAATTTCGGGTAAAATCAGTGATAAACAAGGCGCTCTGCCGGGTGTTTCAGTGATTGAGAAAGGAACTTCCAACGGGACTACGACGGACGCTGAGGGAAAATTTACCTTACAACTTTCGGCAGGAGCAAAAGCAATCACCGTATCAAGCGTTGGTTACCTGGCTCAGGACGTGGATGTTACCAACAAATCGACTGTGAATGTCACATTGCTGGAAGACCAGAAAACGCTGAATGAAGTGGTCGTGATCGGTTACGGATCTTTGAATAAAAAAGAAGTTTCCAGCGCCATTACCCACTTGTCCGACAAGGACCTGTTGCGTGTGGGCGGAAACAACCCGCTGATGTCCATCCAGGGTAAGGTGGCCGGGTTATCGATCACCAACACATCCACTGCCGATCCGAACTCATCACCAAGCATCCAGCTTCGCGGTGCTTCGTCCCGCAGCGCTGGTCTTGGACCTTTGTTTGTTATCAACGGCATTCCGGGTGGTAACATCGACAACATCAACCAGAACGAGATCGAATCCATCGACGTACTGAAAGGCGGTGCGGCCTCGGCGATTTACGGAACAAGGGGAAGCAACGGGGTGATTGTGATCACCACCAAAAAAGGCTCTTCCGAACCGCGCCTTTTCTATGATGGCTACACGACTTTTGATTACCTGACCAACCAGCTTTCGGTGCTTTCGAAAGACGATTTCCTGGCCAACAAGCGTGGCTTTGATTTTGGCGGAAACACCAACTGGCTGAAAGAAGTAAGCCGTCAGCCCTCATTCTCGCACAAGCATACATTGCAGTTTTCGGGCGGTAACGGGCAAACCAACTACTTTTCATCCGTGGATTACCGCGATGCAAACGGAATTGACCTTCGTTCCGGAAAGAGAGAATACGGCGGCCGCGTGAACATTAACCACACCACTGCCAATAACCTGCTTGCCCTGACGTTCAGCGTGGCGCCGCGTTACGCGAAAATCAGTGAAGCCGATTACAGCGCATTCAATTATGCACTGACGCTCAATCCTACGCAGGGCGTGAGAGATTCCACCGGTAAATACAGCTACATTAACTCCGGCTTTTTTGCCAACAATCCTGTGGAATGGGCTAAAAACGTGCTGCAAGACCGTGAGCATAAGTCGCTCGACCTGAACGGTTCTGTGAAACTGAACATTTTGGAAAACCTGAATACGGTCGTGACATTTGGGGAAGTGAGCCTGTCGCAGCGCATCATGAACTTTACGCCTTCCAACATTACGCCTGTTATTAACGGAAACGGCCGCAATACCGCTTCGCAGGGACTGGAAGAAAAAGACCAGAAAAGCTTCGAATGGCTGGGCAATTATTACCTGGACAAAGGAAAGCATTCTGTGAAACTCCTTGCAGGTTATTCGTTCCAGCATTTTATGGAATCCGGATTCAGCGCGGGTAACGAAAAATTCCCATCCAATGTATTGACTTACAATGGCCTGGGCACCGGGTTATGGAACCTGGAAAAGGGCGTTAATGGTGTTGGTTCATACAAAAACAGCTCCAAACTAATCGCTTTCTTCGGACGTGTGAACTATGATTTTGACCAGAAATATTACTTCTCTGCCAGCCTTCGCCGCGAGGGATCTTCAAAGTTCGGATATGATAACAAATGGGGTTATTTCCCGGCCGCATCCTTTGCGTGGCGCGCCACGCAGGAAGGCTTCCTGAAAGACCTTCCGTGGCTGAACGAGCTGAAACTGCGTGCGGACTACGGCGAAACGGGTAACCAGGATTTCGGCAACTATCTGTCGCTGGATACTTACGGCGGCTATGGTTACTATCCTTACAACGGAAACTCTTACCAGGTGTGGGGACCAAGCCAGAACACCAACTATAACCTGCGCTGGGAAAAGGCGATCAACTTCAATGCGGGCGTTGACTTTGAGCTTTTCAGCAGCAAGATCACGGGTAGCGTAAATTACTATGTGCGTCAGAACAAAGATCTTTTGGGTAACTACAATGTGCCTAACCCGCCCAACATTCAGGGACAAACCTTTGCGAACGTGGGCACGATGCGGAACAGCGGTCTGGAATTGCAGTTGAGTGCAGCGGTGGTGAACAAAGCGGATTTCAGCTATAACATCAGTGCAACGGGTGCATTCAATGACAATAAATTTGTGTCTTTCTCCAATGACCTGTACAAAGGGCAAACTTACGTGGATGTGGTAGGCATGCCTGCGCCGGGCAGTCCGGGAACGATCCAGCGCTTGCAGGAAGATCAGCGGATCGGTAATTTCTACGCGCTCAAATCGGCGGGTGTAAATGATGCCGGTGCACTGTTGGTGTACAATAAAAACGGTGACATTATCCCTGCTAACGAGGCCAATAACGATGACAAGCAAATTGTAGGAAACGGGCTTCCTAAGTTCACAACCGGGATTACCAACTCATTCCGTTATAAAAACTTCGACCTGACTGTATTCCTGCGCGGGGCTTTCGGTTACAAGCTGTTCAACACTTATGCATTTTACCTGGGTACACCAGCCGCTCAGCAAAACGTGAACCTCCTGACCTCTGCATTCGATGGCGGTAAATATTCCAAGCTGACCAGCACATCGACTTATTCTTCCCTATCCGATTATTTCCTGGAACAGGGTGGATTCCTGAAAGTGGACAACATTACGCTGAGCTATACCCAGCCTTTGAATGCCAAGTTCATGAAGTCGGCGCGCATTTATGCGACGACAAGGAACCTGGCTACATTTACCAAGTTCAAGGGCGGCGATCCTGACCTGATCCAGGTGAACGGACTTTACCCGGGTGTGGCTACCAACCGCGATAATGGCGGTACGCTGAACTACTATCCTGCCACCACGCAGTTGCTGCTGGGATTACAACTTACATTTTAA
- a CDS encoding RagB/SusD family nutrient uptake outer membrane protein yields the protein MKRHNISKYILRFAACALLSVTAGCTNLDEELYDRITSENFLQTRDDVTRDFLRAFEHSYWSIQGGSTFMLQENSSDEMMTINRQGDWFDGGQFQRVHYHTWTAQDGFTSDPWNALYGGVTLATNSLEDLEGITDPSKFDMTREELDGMIAELKVLRAWLNIRLLDFYRNIVIVTKVKGQTEGGLQVPPQEAFAFIEQELKEALPKLSTNTTLGNNVSGRWTKGGAAALLVRLYLNAKVYTGTDRFKDCETMAQEIIDGKYGDYALETRWDAPFDYTNPTSKETMFGFPGSFAQTHWQYDGGMYFWMLPNLAPSYFGFTDFGNANPKYAMQPGRDVDSVEYSFTLGKPFIKFQKYKDDLRLKKYKNLGNSKREGMFLYGYLPYKNASGKADTVKGFKGPYPLFLRDQVGKFLDAKPGTKIADKVSNMNNGDNNSGLYPVKYPYYPSDDQNKISSAYAEIRFAEIYYSLAECKYRAGNKAAAATLLNAVRKRNYPAGSPSLYKANGAELTDQEMLDEWMREFLAEGRRRTDLIRWGVFNTGSWWDKKPDADNHTEIFPIGQNVLNSSPQLKQNPGY from the coding sequence ATGAAAAGGCATAACATATCAAAATACATCCTCCGGTTCGCTGCCTGCGCACTGCTGTCTGTGACGGCGGGCTGCACCAATCTGGACGAAGAATTATACGACCGGATCACTTCCGAAAACTTCCTGCAAACGCGGGACGACGTTACCCGTGACTTTCTGAGAGCTTTCGAGCACAGCTATTGGAGCATCCAGGGCGGCAGCACATTCATGCTGCAGGAAAACAGTTCCGACGAAATGATGACCATCAACCGCCAGGGCGACTGGTTCGACGGCGGTCAGTTCCAGCGTGTACATTACCACACCTGGACTGCGCAGGACGGCTTCACAAGCGATCCCTGGAACGCGCTTTACGGCGGTGTAACCCTGGCGACCAACTCGCTGGAAGATTTGGAAGGCATTACGGACCCCTCGAAATTTGACATGACGCGTGAAGAGCTGGATGGAATGATTGCCGAGCTGAAAGTGCTTCGTGCCTGGCTGAACATTCGCCTGCTGGATTTTTACCGGAACATTGTCATTGTGACCAAGGTTAAAGGCCAGACCGAAGGAGGCTTGCAGGTTCCTCCGCAGGAAGCATTCGCTTTTATAGAGCAGGAATTGAAAGAGGCCCTTCCGAAGCTTTCGACCAACACCACATTGGGTAACAATGTATCTGGACGCTGGACCAAAGGCGGCGCGGCTGCATTGCTGGTTCGTTTGTATCTCAATGCCAAAGTTTACACCGGAACCGATCGTTTCAAAGATTGCGAGACGATGGCGCAGGAGATTATCGATGGCAAATATGGCGATTATGCACTCGAAACGCGCTGGGATGCTCCATTTGATTACACCAACCCGACTTCGAAAGAAACCATGTTCGGTTTCCCGGGCAGCTTTGCACAAACGCACTGGCAGTATGACGGCGGCATGTATTTCTGGATGCTTCCTAACTTGGCACCGAGCTATTTCGGATTCACCGATTTTGGAAATGCTAACCCAAAATATGCCATGCAGCCAGGCCGCGATGTGGACAGCGTGGAGTACAGCTTTACATTGGGAAAACCATTCATCAAATTCCAGAAATACAAGGATGACCTGCGTTTAAAAAAATACAAAAACCTGGGCAACAGCAAGCGCGAGGGCATGTTCCTGTACGGTTACCTGCCTTACAAAAATGCGAGTGGAAAAGCGGACACAGTGAAAGGTTTCAAAGGCCCCTACCCGCTGTTCCTGCGTGATCAGGTGGGTAAATTTTTGGATGCAAAACCAGGAACGAAGATCGCCGATAAGGTTTCCAACATGAATAACGGAGACAACAACTCGGGCCTTTATCCGGTAAAATATCCTTACTACCCCAGCGACGACCAGAACAAGATTTCCTCGGCCTATGCGGAGATCCGTTTTGCCGAGATCTATTATTCTCTGGCCGAATGTAAATACCGCGCTGGTAACAAGGCTGCTGCTGCAACATTGCTGAATGCAGTCCGCAAACGCAATTATCCAGCCGGCTCACCAAGCCTTTACAAAGCCAACGGCGCCGAGCTTACAGACCAGGAAATGCTGGACGAATGGATGCGCGAGTTCCTGGCAGAAGGCCGCAGAAGAACGGATCTGATTCGCTGGGGCGTGTTTAACACGGGAAGCTGGTGGGACAAAAAACCCGATGCGGACAACCACACGGAAATTTTCCCGATTGGTCAGAATGTGTTGAACTCTTCGCCGCAATTGAAGCAGAATCCTGGTTACTAA
- a CDS encoding PA14 domain-containing protein — MKFQKPSVGPRLAGLSAAILLAVLGSAYRGPATTFTPKPATIAGFSDVKRPREAWVLRSVLDARPRILSIALHDNLWLAYNTKTASLYKAWAGKINLGGPVYTSSHGPQPVSQGTTYMEEPDENPWRLTIDGKEVTPEISYKGHAILNNQVTLKYDLDYQGKKISVEEKPEFFEAGNGKAGFERVFTVANVPAGSELFLNVHLNSLSSDTDYKADGKFLGVIGQETVAGKSFFYINGKLILNNNGKTTLSVSLTKKPAQPQTAQQESKAEMVAGLFAKSDCNTCHNQEVKTVGPAYKAIAERYENNDNNKNALVTKVIKGGAGNWGQIAMSPHPDLKKEDAETMVSYILELDSDKERAQAASKLMPRPAYPIVLKSIVPAKVATATEKPGIAVNVYRFSSGIGAVPEINDEMLPVKSGSINALHLDEQDFGGLKDNFAIFASGYINIKKTTNIVFRLVCDDGGKLFIDDKMVIDNGVNHPLQPTDGEIILKPGKHPFKVEYYQGAFGKGLSLQWRPYGTKEFVVVPPSVFTYKGADIKRTGQTPVDVKKEDIPGDRSPLVDVHPSFTLAQARPDNFQPRVGGMDFLADGRMVVSTWDSLGSVYIVDGRKATAPNDIKVKRIAYGLAEPLGLKVVDDEIYIMQKQELTKLVDLNNDELIDEYQTICNGWKVSANFHEFAFGLVYKDGYFYGTLATAINPGGASTKPQIPDRGKVVKISKKDGSFTFAASGLRTPNGIGLGVDNEIFIADNQGDWLPANKIIHLQEGAWYGSRSVDFEGTANKTETPPVVWLTQDEIGNSPSQPARLNVGPYQNQMIHGDVTHGGIKRVFAEKVNGAYQGAVFRFTQGLEAGVNRLVWSPDGSLYIGGVGSTGNWGHAGKLGYGLQKLTFNNKVAFEMLAVRAKSDGVEIEFTEPLKEGVGETAADYQIRQWWFKPTGDYGGPKLDEEDLAVKSVKVSPDRKKATLQLTGMKSKHMVYIHLNRKTIISQSGNNLWSTEAWYNMNEIPKNLN; from the coding sequence ATGAAATTTCAAAAACCTTCGGTCGGACCACGCCTGGCTGGGTTGAGCGCTGCAATTCTTCTTGCAGTGCTTGGCTCCGCCTACCGTGGCCCTGCCACTACTTTCACGCCAAAGCCAGCAACTATTGCTGGTTTTTCTGATGTAAAACGCCCCCGCGAAGCGTGGGTTCTGCGCTCCGTTCTGGACGCCCGACCACGGATTCTCAGCATTGCATTGCACGACAATCTATGGCTCGCCTACAACACCAAAACGGCTTCTTTATACAAAGCATGGGCTGGAAAAATCAACCTCGGCGGCCCGGTTTACACCTCATCCCACGGCCCGCAGCCCGTGTCGCAGGGAACCACATATATGGAAGAGCCCGATGAAAATCCCTGGCGACTCACCATTGATGGCAAGGAAGTCACGCCGGAGATCAGCTACAAAGGCCACGCCATTCTGAACAACCAGGTAACATTGAAATATGACCTGGATTACCAGGGCAAAAAGATTTCAGTTGAAGAAAAACCTGAGTTTTTTGAGGCGGGAAATGGAAAAGCAGGTTTCGAGCGGGTGTTTACAGTTGCCAATGTTCCTGCTGGAAGCGAATTGTTTCTGAACGTGCATTTGAATTCACTTTCCAGCGACACCGACTATAAGGCGGACGGGAAATTTCTGGGCGTCATTGGTCAGGAAACTGTGGCAGGCAAGTCGTTCTTTTATATAAATGGAAAGTTGATCCTAAACAACAATGGCAAAACAACGCTGTCCGTCAGCCTGACCAAAAAACCAGCGCAGCCACAAACGGCCCAGCAGGAAAGCAAAGCCGAAATGGTGGCGGGTTTGTTTGCCAAAAGCGACTGCAACACCTGCCATAATCAGGAAGTTAAGACCGTTGGCCCGGCTTACAAAGCCATTGCAGAACGTTACGAAAACAATGATAACAACAAAAATGCGCTGGTTACCAAAGTGATCAAAGGAGGCGCGGGCAACTGGGGACAGATCGCCATGTCTCCGCACCCGGATCTGAAAAAGGAGGATGCCGAAACAATGGTCTCCTATATTCTTGAACTGGATTCCGACAAAGAAAGAGCGCAAGCGGCCAGCAAACTAATGCCCAGGCCCGCCTACCCGATCGTCCTCAAATCCATCGTTCCTGCCAAAGTTGCCACTGCGACGGAAAAACCAGGCATCGCTGTCAATGTTTACCGGTTTTCAAGCGGCATAGGAGCTGTTCCTGAAATTAATGATGAAATGTTGCCTGTGAAATCAGGATCTATCAATGCATTGCATCTGGATGAGCAGGATTTTGGAGGTCTGAAAGACAACTTTGCCATTTTTGCCAGCGGTTATATCAACATTAAAAAGACGACCAACATTGTTTTCCGCTTGGTTTGTGATGATGGTGGAAAGCTTTTTATTGATGATAAAATGGTGATCGACAATGGCGTTAACCACCCCCTGCAACCCACCGACGGCGAGATTATCCTCAAACCAGGTAAGCATCCTTTTAAAGTAGAATATTACCAGGGCGCATTTGGCAAGGGGCTTTCGCTTCAATGGCGGCCTTATGGCACCAAGGAATTTGTGGTGGTGCCGCCAAGCGTGTTTACCTATAAAGGAGCTGACATCAAAAGAACCGGACAGACACCGGTAGACGTCAAAAAAGAAGACATTCCGGGTGACAGATCGCCACTTGTTGATGTGCACCCAAGCTTTACATTGGCACAGGCCCGCCCTGATAATTTCCAGCCAAGAGTCGGCGGAATGGATTTTCTGGCTGATGGAAGAATGGTGGTCAGCACCTGGGATTCATTAGGATCTGTTTACATTGTTGATGGCCGCAAAGCAACAGCACCGAACGACATTAAAGTAAAACGCATTGCTTACGGACTCGCCGAGCCGCTGGGTCTGAAAGTAGTGGATGACGAGATTTACATTATGCAAAAACAGGAACTGACCAAGCTGGTCGACCTGAATAATGATGAGCTCATCGATGAATACCAGACCATTTGCAATGGCTGGAAAGTTTCTGCTAATTTCCATGAATTCGCATTCGGGCTGGTTTATAAGGATGGTTATTTTTATGGAACATTGGCAACCGCCATCAATCCCGGCGGTGCCAGCACCAAGCCGCAGATCCCGGATCGGGGGAAAGTCGTGAAAATTTCTAAAAAAGACGGCTCATTCACATTTGCAGCATCTGGTTTAAGGACGCCAAACGGCATTGGCCTGGGCGTTGACAACGAAATTTTCATCGCCGATAACCAGGGCGACTGGCTGCCTGCCAACAAGATCATTCACTTGCAGGAAGGCGCCTGGTACGGCTCGCGCTCGGTGGACTTTGAAGGAACCGCCAACAAAACAGAAACGCCACCGGTGGTATGGCTTACGCAGGATGAAATCGGCAACTCGCCAAGCCAGCCTGCCAGACTGAATGTGGGACCTTACCAAAACCAAATGATCCATGGCGACGTTACGCACGGCGGGATCAAGCGCGTATTTGCTGAAAAAGTAAACGGCGCTTACCAGGGCGCTGTGTTCCGGTTTACGCAAGGCTTGGAAGCTGGCGTAAACCGCTTAGTGTGGAGCCCGGATGGCTCCCTTTATATTGGCGGTGTGGGTTCCACAGGTAACTGGGGACACGCTGGAAAACTAGGTTACGGACTCCAAAAGCTGACATTCAATAACAAAGTTGCTTTTGAAATGCTGGCCGTAAGAGCCAAATCGGACGGTGTGGAAATTGAATTTACTGAACCATTGAAAGAAGGCGTGGGCGAAACCGCAGCCGACTACCAGATCCGCCAATGGTGGTTCAAACCTACCGGCGATTACGGCGGCCCGAAGCTGGACGAAGAAGACCTGGCTGTAAAATCGGTAAAGGTTTCCCCGGATCGCAAGAAGGCAACATTACAGCTGACGGGCATGAAGAGCAAACATATGGTTTATATTCATTTGAACAGAAAAACCATCATCAGCCAGAGTGGCAACAATTTATGGAGCACCGAAGCCTGGTACAACATGAATGAAATCCCTAAAAACCTGAACTAG